The segment ATTCAGGATAGCCAGCATGATTGAAAGAAAGGCAGTGAGTCCCCAGAATGCCTGCCAATCCCAGGAAGAAGGGAAAATTGAGCCAATTGTTATAAATCCGCCTATTGATTCATATGCTTTTACTTCTTTCGAAAACAGCAAACGCATTTGCTTAATGTAGCTGGAAACTCCATTAAAAGCTTTGGATGTTCCTGCAGGTATTGCTTCGAGGAAGGAGTAGCGTTTTTCTTTGAGATTGAAAAAGTTTGAAGGACTCTGAGGGTAAACGCCAATCACCCCTTCAGGCGCTACAGTGACATTTTTGGTCAAAGTATCTCCCTGGCGTATAATTGATAGTGCTACCTGTTCCCCTTTGAAATTTGTTATTTCTTTTCTGAATTCATCGAAAAAATCAATGAATCTGTCATTAATTCCAATGATTTGATCATCCACCTGCAAACCGGCGTTCGCTGCAGGCGAATCTTTTGTAAAAGCGCCGGCAATAAAAGGATATCGTACACCTATAAACTCGGGATTTCGATGATGCACCATCTTGTTGAGAAATCCTTTGGGGATTTGCAATTCTGCAAGTTGACCATTACGCATGACCTGGATGGTTTTTGCTTCTTCGATAATTATGTGCGAAGGTATTTTATGGAATTCTTCAACATTTTGATTATCAATCGAAATGATCTGGTCTCCATTTCGTAATCCCATTTCGTAAGCCAGTGAGTCAACAGTTATTCCGTATTTTACTTCCGAAGTGGGAAGGTATTCTTCACCCCAACTGAAAAGCATGACAATGTAAATGGCAATGGCCAAAAGGATATTAACAAGGACGCCTCCAAGCATTATGATGAGTCTTTGCCAGGCAGGTTTCGATCTGAACTCGTAAGGTTGAGGTGGTTGCTTCATTTGCTCCTTGTCCATCGATTCGTCAATCATTCCCGAAATTTTAACATAACCACCAAGTGGTAGCCATCCTAATCCGTATTCAGTTTCTTTGTATTGAAACTTAAAAAGCGAAAACCAGGGATTAAAGAATAGGTAGAATTTCTCAACGCGGGTTTTAAAAAATTTTGCTGCGATAAAATGTCCAAATTCGTGAAAAATTACGAGGATAGATAGACTGAGAAGTAGCTGCGTTGCTTTGATTAATATTTCCATTGAATGATTTAAGCTTTAAATTGATACTTGACTAAATTTTGTGCGTACGCTTTTGTTTGTTTATTGGTTTGGACTAATTCCTCAAAATCAGGATTTTCAATAAAACTGATTTTTTCCATACAATGTTCAATAAGATCAGTGATTTGCAGAAACCCAACTTTACCACTCAAAAAAGATTCTACAGCTACTTCATTGGCAGCGTTCAGAATGCATGGCATGTTTCCTTTTTTGGCTAGTGCCTCATAAGCAAGTCCCAAGTTGGGGAATGTTTCTCTATCAGGTGGATAAAACGAAAGATTCGATTGATGCGAAAAATCAAAACGGGGAAAAGTGCTGGATATTCTGGCGGGGTAAGATAATGCAAACTGGATAGGTAAACGCATATCTGGTGGTCCCATCTGTGCTTTCATGCTGCCATCAATAAACTGAACAATTGAGTGGATAACCGATTGCGGATGGATTAAAACCTCTATTTGATCGACATTGAGATTAAAAAGCCATTTCGCTTCGATAACTTCTAAACCCTTATTCATTAATGAAGCAGAGTCAATGGTGATTTTAGCTCCCATTTCCCATTTAGGATGCTGAAGAGCATGCTCCGGAGTTACATACTGCAAAAAATCTTTTCCTTTTCCTAAAAAAGGTCCACCGGATGCTGTGAGGTAAATTTTTTCGATGTTATCAGTTCTTTCTCCTCTGAGGCACTGGAAAATAGCTGAATGCTCCGAATCTACCGGTATGATTTTTACATTGTTTTTTTTGGCAAGATTTGTTAACATTTCGCCAGCTACAACTAATGATTCTTTATTTGCCAAAGCAACGTTTTTTCCGTTTTTAATGGCATTTATCGTTGGTTTAAGACCGGCAAACCCAACCAGAGCAACAAGTACTAGATCCACATCATCACGTTCGACAATGCTGTTAAGATCATCAATACCGGTGTAAACCGCAATATTTTTTCCTCTTAAAGCTGAGCGAACTGTTTCAAATGAATTTTCACACCCAATCACTACAGCTTTAGGTTCAAACTCGAGTGCCTGCTCAATAAGTTTTTCTGAACTAATTTGAGCAGATAATACAACAATTTGGAAATGACCCGGATTGTTTTTCACAACGTCCAACACCTGTTTTCCTATTGATCCTGTTGATCCTAGTAATGCTATTCTTTTCACCAAAGGTTTGCTAATTGCATGAGCAAAAATACAACATTTTGTCAAAATGAGATGAATTCTTCAGGATCAACCGGCTTGCCATCGTACCAAAGTTCGAAGTGCAAATGCGGACCTGTCTGAAGTTCACCTGATTCACCTACAAATGAGATAATTTCACCGGCTTTGACAAATGCTCCCTGCTGTTTTAGCAAACTGGAGTTGTGCTTGTAAACGGAAATCAATTGATGCTGATGTTGGATACAAATGATGTGACCTGTTTCGAGGGTCCAGTCAGAAAAAATGACAGTTCCATCAAGAATTGACTTGATGGATTCATTCGGATTTGCCACGATATCAATTCCATAATGCGCCTGTGTAGGATTAAACTTTCGTGTGATGATCCCATTGATTGGTGTGAAAAAATAAATGTTGCCAATATTGGTTGGCGAGTATGAAAACATTGTATTTGGGTAGAGGTTAAACTGGGTCTGATTTTCGTATTCTTCACGAAGCATCGAATCAGCAGAGGAATGCCTCAGTGTGATTGTATCATAATGCGGCATAGCTTCGTATTGCGGAATTGGCTCTTCGCTCATTTCATCATTAGTAAGTATTCTTCTTAGGTTTTCCAAATACAATGACCGGCTTTTTAGTTCATTTTCAAGTGAGTCAGTTCTTCGTTGCAGGTCATAAATCTGTTTGGGTAGGGTGAGATTAGTATAGCCAGGAATATATTCGCGTAGCGAAGTAAAAGCAACAAGGTAAATGGTCATTACAATTAAAAGGACGATAACAGTACCCACACTTACAAAAACGCCAAGCCTGGTGACTAAAAACGAGAATTTTTCTTCGTACGTTTGGGCATCCATTAACACCAGCTTGTACTTTCGAAGTAGTTTCGGCGATTGTCCCCAGGAACGTTTTTTATTTTTTTCCATTATAACTTTCCGAGATAGGTCTGTTAAGTATTTGTCTGCAAATATCTTCAAATTTTGATTCAGCAATTTTGACAACGTTCAAAGAAGTATTTTAGTTTCAACAATGTTTTATCGGGCAGCATTTTTAAAGGTATCAACTTTTTTACAGAATAATATTTTTCAAAATTATCAGTTTAAAATGTTCGGTTAAAATGAAGGGTTAAAGATATTAAATTATTGATTTGGAAAAGTTTAAAAATACAATTTTCATCAGGTGGAAAAGTCGGTTAATGGTTACCCTACTTACTTTTGGGTTCGGTGTAATTGTATTTTCAACTTTTACTTCATGTTCTACCAAGAAAAATACCTTTACCAGGCGTGCTTACCATAATCTCGTAGCTCACTATAATACTTATTGGAATGGTAATGAAAGTTTCAAAGAAGGGGTGAGGACACTGGAGAAGACCGCTGCCGACAACTACACTTCTGTGCTTCCTGTTTTCAAATTTGGCAATGAACAGGAAGCAATATCCGTGGCTTTTAACATGGATCGTGCCATCGAAAAATCGTCGAAGGTAATCTTAAAGCATTCGATGTATTTTAAGCGGAAAGAATATGTCCGCAGGGTTATGGATAGCTACATGCTGATTGGAAAATCCTATCTCTATAAACGGGAGTATTCCAATGCAAGAAGGACATTCGAATGGGTTTCTAGTTTTTACGATAACGATGATATAAAATACGAAGCTGACCTTTGGTTGGCTATGACCTACAACCAAAATCGTGAATTCGAAAAATCAAGTACAATGCTTGATAACCTGAATAAAAATATCAGGAATGGTAAAGCACCATCAAGTCTTGATAAACAGTTTCAGATGGTTTATGCTGATTATTTCATTCTTCAGGGTGACTATCAGCCGGCCATCAAACATCTTCAGAGAGCTATTGAGCTCAACGCCAAGAAGAAGGATAAAAACCGGTTAAGGTTTATTCTTGCTCAGATTTATCAGGAAATAGGTGATATGAAAGAAGCCGCCAGACTTTATCAACTGGTTATTAAGAAAAACCCACCTTATGAAATGTCTATCAACGCTAAGATAAACCTTGCAAAAACCTATGATATTAAAAGGAGTAACAGAAGTATGATCGTTAAGAAGTTGGAAAAGCTTCTAAAAGATTCAAAAAACACCGATTACCGCGATCAGATCTATTATGCGCTGGCTGACATGTACATGAAGGACAATCAAATGGAACAGGTGATTGAATACCTCACTTTGTCGGTTGCGACCAGCGTATCCAATGATTATCAAAAGACACTTTCCTCACTTAAACTGGCCGACATCTATTTCGAAGAACCTGATTACCCCCTTGCACAGGCTTATTACGACACTGCCATGCAGGTTTTGCCACGAGAATTTCCCAACTACGACAACATCAAGAACAAAACCGAAATCCTTACTGAGCTCATAACCAATTTGCAAGTGATCAGTACCCAGGATAGTTTGCAAAATATGGCACGAATGCCTGAAGCGGAAAGGAACAAGTTAATTGATGCACAAATTAAAAAAATTGCTGAAGAAGAAGCCCTAAGGGCCGAGCAGGAAAGAGAAGCCCAGCGAACTGTTTCAATGCTTGAGCAAACAACAAATCAGCAAAACAGAACCATGCAGCAATCGGGGGGATGGTACTTTTATAATCCTTCTGCAGTTAGTTTTGGTTACACTGAGTTTGTGAACAAGTGGGGAAGACGGAAGTTGGAGGATTTATGGAGATTGAGCAACAAGCAAGTTATTCTTGAATTTGACGAACTTGCTGAAGAGTTGGAAGGAGATAGTCTAAGTGTAGCAGACACCGTGAAAGTAGAGACCGATCCCAAGAAACGAGAGTTTTACCTTCAAAACTTGCCACTTACTGAAGAAAAAGTAGCTGCTTCAAATGCAATGATTGAGGATGCGTTGTTTGTCGTTGGTTACATTTACAAAGACGGGCTTAAGGACAACTTAAAATCAATTGAATCATTCGAGGAGCTGTTAAGAAGATTTCCAGAGCATGAAAACCTGTTGATGGTATATTATCAGCTGTATAAAAATTTTGAAGAGGTTCCGGATGCTCAAAAGGCGGATTATTATAAAAACAAGATTATTAACGATTTTCCTGATACCGATTATGCCAAGATACTGCTCGACCCTAATTATAATCTTGTAGTCCAGGCACGGCTTGATGCAGCCAGCAATTTTTATTTTGATACCTATTCCGCCTATATGAGCAATCAGTTTTACCTGGTAATTAACAATTATAATATAGCAGTTGAAAGGTATCAGGAAAGCGAACTTATTTCAAAGTTTGAATTTTTAAAGGCACTTGCATTCGGGAAACTGCAAAATCTCGATACACTTAAGCAGTCATTAGAACATATTGTGGTTAATTACCCTGAGAGCGAGGTCAAACCTTTGGCACAGGAAATCCTCAACCGGCTTAGGCCTGATGAGACCGGCCAACTCGTTTTGCTCGAAACGCCGGCTGCTTCCGATGAAATTGTTGGAGAAGAATTACCTGTTGAAGATTTCTCTACAATTTATTCGGACAATCAATCCGCAGTTCATTTCTTCGCTCTTGTTGTTGATGGAAGTAAAACCAATATCAATGCCTTAAAAATAAGATTTTCCGACTTCAATTCAAACTATTTTAAGTTATCGCAACTTAAGATAAACAGCCTGGTCTTTGATAATGATTTGCAGTTGGTCACAGTTGGGAATTTCGAAAATGCTGAAAAAGCGATGATTTATTACCGTTCAGCAATGAATAATACTTACATAACAACTCCTCTTGAAAGTGCAGGCGCTTCTAGTTTTGTAGTTACAACCGACAATTATCCCCTTTTGTATCGGGAAAAAGATGTCAATTCCTATTTGCAATTTTTTGAGAGAAATTACCTAAACGAATAATTTTTCCAGTCATAGCTTTACTTAAACTGAAATTTTCTTACTTTCGCAAATGTTTAGCAAAATCAAAATTACACAAATCATGGCAAAATCTACCAGCAGCGATATTCCTCCCTCAATCAATTTTATAGGGAGTGGAACAAACATAACCGGCGATATAAAATCAAACGGCGATTTCAGAATTGATGGGAATCTTACTGGTTCTATTAATTCGAAGGGGAAGATCGTAATTGGCCAGTCTGGCAAAGTAGACGGCGAGATTGTTTGCCAGAACGCTGATATTTCTGGTGAAATAAGGGCAAAAGTAATTGTTCACGAATTACTTACCCTTAAAGCCACTGCAATCCTCACCGGAGACATTTACACAAGCAAACTGGCCATTGAACCAGGTGCAATTTTTACGGGTGCATGTAATATGAATGAAATTCCTGGGCAAATTAAACCTGAACTTTTAAAAAAATCAGAAGTGTTGAAACCCAAGGAGGCTGTGAAAGTGGATTAAATCAATGGTTCATCTTTGCATTCAACACTTACTATCAAAAACAATTTCCAATTGGTTTACAGTTATCAAAACTTACGATGCTTCCTTCCGAACAAAAGCTCCAATTTAAAAAATTTCTTGTCATTAATTTGATTGCCGGGGCGTTCCTTTTTGCCTTTTACGGATTCGCAGTCTATATTTTATCAGGCGAGTATCTTACCCCAATGATGCCTGCTATCATCGCGTTTTTTGTTGTGATCCACCTTTTTATCTTCTATTATAAACTGAAAATCTTAAAAACCAAAAACAGTAAGTTTATCAACCTCTTACTACTGCTCAACTCGCTGAAAATGATACTCTTTATTGCCATCATTGCTATTTATGCATTTTTTTTCAGAAGCGATGCGCTCAATTTTGCGGTTGGATTCTTTATTTGTTATGCGGTTTTCACCACCATTCTTGTCAGGCATTTTAACATCTTACAAAGGACTTCCTGATCATTTTTTTCCTTTTTATTCTTTCACTTTTGACACTAAAGATCCTTCAGTATGGATTAATTTTGTTTAAGTTGGCCACTTTAAGTGTTAAACATTTTGTTCAGTTGCTTGTTTAATAACCTAAATACTTAAACAAGCATTAAAGTGGCGCTTACAAAATACTCCATACGGGATTTAGAGCAATTGACAGGTATTAAAGCTCATACCCTGAGAATTTGGGAAAAACGTTACAATGTGGTTACACCTAAACGTACCCCTACTAATATAAGGTATTACACGGATGATGACCTGAAGAAGCTTCTGAACGTTTCTATTCTTAACAGGCATGGGTTCAAAATCTCCAATATTGCTTGTCTTGAGAACGACGACCTCGGGAAAAAAATCATATCAATTACCAACAAGTCTTTAGACACAGACACTAACCTTGAGAACCTCATTATCTCAATGATAGAGATTGATGAAGGTAAATTTGAGAAAATTCTCTCCACTATGATTATCAATATGGGTTTCGAAGAGACCTTTATTAAGGTAGTCATTCCATTTTTTGAGAAGATTGGTGTTCTTTGGCAAATAGGTACAATAAACCCTGGTCAGGAACACTTTATCACCAATTTGATACGTCAGAAGATCATTGTTGCAATCGACGGGCTTTTCCGACCTGTAAATTCAGTAAACCAAAAAACCTTTCTGCTATATTTGCCGGATGGTGAGTTACATGAAATAGGACTTTTGTTTTATTCATATTTGATTCAGAAGCGGGGGCATAAAGTGATTTACCTGGGGCAAATGGTACCTTTTGAGGATCTGGTAGCCGTTGCTGAGGCTCAAAACCCGGATGTGTTCCTTTCGATATTTACGGCAAACCTCCTCAATGAAAATTTAGAAGAGCACTTACAAAAGTTAAGTATGAAATTTCCTCAAAGCCGAATTATCGCCGGTGGGTTGCAATTCGGGTTAAACAGTTTTAAAATTCCTCCGAACGCAACAATTATTAGCGATACCAAATCATTCAAGGAGGAATTGAAGAAATTTGAGTAAGATTAAGCATTAAAACCGGGGGTATTTTCCCGGTTTTTTTTTGGAGGGGAATTCAATATTATGCCTAAAACCGCTTTAAAATACTCTATTATGCATTTTTAAGAATTATTTAGAATTAGAATAAATTAGCGTGTTTAACTTTTCATATTTTTGTCGCGAGTTTTTTCGCTAAAAAGTTGGACTATTAAAATTGATGTCTATCTTTAGTTTGTTTACTGTTAAACAAAATGATATTTTGATCAATTTTTAATGTATTGATAATCAGGGAAATATGTCTTAATCACTTTGTAATTAACTTTTTTTGACATTTTTTCTCCTTCAGATAATCAAAAAGTGTTTAACTTTGCATCGTAAAAATTAAACAAATTATTAACGCTAATTTTAATTGCTATGGGAACTATGGAATTTAATAATCAGCTTGCAAGTTTACAAGATAACCTGACCTATTTCGCTCAATCGTTAACTCAGAATTCGGAGGATGCCAAAGACCTCGTTCAGGAAACCTACCTGAAAGCATTGACTTACCGCGACAAGTTTGAAGCAAACACCAACCTGAAGGCATGGACATACACCATCATGAAGAACACCTTTATTAATAACTACCGCCGTAACGTTAAAATGAGTACAATGGTTGACAATACTGCAGATCTCTTTTTTCTGAATTCCGGAAGTTCCTCAGAGGAGGCCACACCTGATTCAGTTTACTCTCATAAAGAGATTTCCAAGGTTGTGAACAACCTTGAGGATGAGCACCGTGTTCCATTTCAGATGCACCACGAAGGATTTAAATACAAAGAAATCGCCGAGCACCTCGACTTATCCATCGGAACTGTGAAGAGCAGAATTTTCTTCAGTCGAAAGAAATTAATGAAAGCGCTTAAAGATAATTGAAGTCAATTGTCAATTGAAAAGCTCCGGTATTCGGGGCTTTTTTTATGCTTTGTATTTTCCAAAAATCTCCTCCAATTTATGGTACCTGAAATCGAAGATTTCTTTTACTCTTCTGTTTATAATTAGTTTCTCGGCCAT is part of the Bacteroidales bacterium genome and harbors:
- a CDS encoding 1-deoxy-D-xylulose-5-phosphate reductoisomerase, translating into MVKRIALLGSTGSIGKQVLDVVKNNPGHFQIVVLSAQISSEKLIEQALEFEPKAVVIGCENSFETVRSALRGKNIAVYTGIDDLNSIVERDDVDLVLVALVGFAGLKPTINAIKNGKNVALANKESLVVAGEMLTNLAKKNNVKIIPVDSEHSAIFQCLRGERTDNIEKIYLTASGGPFLGKGKDFLQYVTPEHALQHPKWEMGAKITIDSASLMNKGLEVIEAKWLFNLNVDQIEVLIHPQSVIHSIVQFIDGSMKAQMGPPDMRLPIQFALSYPARISSTFPRFDFSHQSNLSFYPPDRETFPNLGLAYEALAKKGNMPCILNAANEVAVESFLSGKVGFLQITDLIEHCMEKISFIENPDFEELVQTNKQTKAYAQNLVKYQFKA
- a CDS encoding tetratricopeptide repeat protein codes for the protein MEKFKNTIFIRWKSRLMVTLLTFGFGVIVFSTFTSCSTKKNTFTRRAYHNLVAHYNTYWNGNESFKEGVRTLEKTAADNYTSVLPVFKFGNEQEAISVAFNMDRAIEKSSKVILKHSMYFKRKEYVRRVMDSYMLIGKSYLYKREYSNARRTFEWVSSFYDNDDIKYEADLWLAMTYNQNREFEKSSTMLDNLNKNIRNGKAPSSLDKQFQMVYADYFILQGDYQPAIKHLQRAIELNAKKKDKNRLRFILAQIYQEIGDMKEAARLYQLVIKKNPPYEMSINAKINLAKTYDIKRSNRSMIVKKLEKLLKDSKNTDYRDQIYYALADMYMKDNQMEQVIEYLTLSVATSVSNDYQKTLSSLKLADIYFEEPDYPLAQAYYDTAMQVLPREFPNYDNIKNKTEILTELITNLQVISTQDSLQNMARMPEAERNKLIDAQIKKIAEEEALRAEQEREAQRTVSMLEQTTNQQNRTMQQSGGWYFYNPSAVSFGYTEFVNKWGRRKLEDLWRLSNKQVILEFDELAEELEGDSLSVADTVKVETDPKKREFYLQNLPLTEEKVAASNAMIEDALFVVGYIYKDGLKDNLKSIESFEELLRRFPEHENLLMVYYQLYKNFEEVPDAQKADYYKNKIINDFPDTDYAKILLDPNYNLVVQARLDAASNFYFDTYSAYMSNQFYLVINNYNIAVERYQESELISKFEFLKALAFGKLQNLDTLKQSLEHIVVNYPESEVKPLAQEILNRLRPDETGQLVLLETPAASDEIVGEELPVEDFSTIYSDNQSAVHFFALVVDGSKTNINALKIRFSDFNSNYFKLSQLKINSLVFDNDLQLVTVGNFENAEKAMIYYRSAMNNTYITTPLESAGASSFVVTTDNYPLLYREKDVNSYLQFFERNYLNE
- a CDS encoding RNA polymerase sigma factor, which encodes MGTMEFNNQLASLQDNLTYFAQSLTQNSEDAKDLVQETYLKALTYRDKFEANTNLKAWTYTIMKNTFINNYRRNVKMSTMVDNTADLFFLNSGSSSEEATPDSVYSHKEISKVVNNLEDEHRVPFQMHHEGFKYKEIAEHLDLSIGTVKSRIFFSRKKLMKALKDN
- a CDS encoding MerR family transcriptional regulator, giving the protein MALTKYSIRDLEQLTGIKAHTLRIWEKRYNVVTPKRTPTNIRYYTDDDLKKLLNVSILNRHGFKISNIACLENDDLGKKIISITNKSLDTDTNLENLIISMIEIDEGKFEKILSTMIINMGFEETFIKVVIPFFEKIGVLWQIGTINPGQEHFITNLIRQKIIVAIDGLFRPVNSVNQKTFLLYLPDGELHEIGLLFYSYLIQKRGHKVIYLGQMVPFEDLVAVAEAQNPDVFLSIFTANLLNENLEEHLQKLSMKFPQSRIIAGGLQFGLNSFKIPPNATIISDTKSFKEELKKFE
- a CDS encoding polymer-forming cytoskeletal protein; this encodes MAKSTSSDIPPSINFIGSGTNITGDIKSNGDFRIDGNLTGSINSKGKIVIGQSGKVDGEIVCQNADISGEIRAKVIVHELLTLKATAILTGDIYTSKLAIEPGAIFTGACNMNEIPGQIKPELLKKSEVLKPKEAVKVD
- a CDS encoding M23 family metallopeptidase encodes the protein MEKNKKRSWGQSPKLLRKYKLVLMDAQTYEEKFSFLVTRLGVFVSVGTVIVLLIVMTIYLVAFTSLREYIPGYTNLTLPKQIYDLQRRTDSLENELKSRSLYLENLRRILTNDEMSEEPIPQYEAMPHYDTITLRHSSADSMLREEYENQTQFNLYPNTMFSYSPTNIGNIYFFTPINGIITRKFNPTQAHYGIDIVANPNESIKSILDGTVIFSDWTLETGHIICIQHQHQLISVYKHNSSLLKQQGAFVKAGEIISFVGESGELQTGPHLHFELWYDGKPVDPEEFISF
- the rseP gene encoding RIP metalloprotease RseP; amino-acid sequence: MEILIKATQLLLSLSILVIFHEFGHFIAAKFFKTRVEKFYLFFNPWFSLFKFQYKETEYGLGWLPLGGYVKISGMIDESMDKEQMKQPPQPYEFRSKPAWQRLIIMLGGVLVNILLAIAIYIVMLFSWGEEYLPTSEVKYGITVDSLAYEMGLRNGDQIISIDNQNVEEFHKIPSHIIIEEAKTIQVMRNGQLAELQIPKGFLNKMVHHRNPEFIGVRYPFIAGAFTKDSPAANAGLQVDDQIIGINDRFIDFFDEFRKEITNFKGEQVALSIIRQGDTLTKNVTVAPEGVIGVYPQSPSNFFNLKEKRYSFLEAIPAGTSKAFNGVSSYIKQMRLLFSKEVKAYESIGGFITIGSIFPSSWDWQAFWGLTAFLSIMLAILNVLPIPALDGGHVMFLFYEIIAQRKPSDKFLEYSQIVGMVILFGLLIFANGNDILRLIGGK